In Rhinatrema bivittatum chromosome 11, aRhiBiv1.1, whole genome shotgun sequence, a single window of DNA contains:
- the LOC115100799 gene encoding protein DGCR6-like isoform X1, translating into MDGFLGIYEEPADTSKQQEKHYYLLSELQNLVKDLPSSCQQRLSYTILSDLALALIDGAVFEIVQGLLEIQHLTEKNLYNQRLKLHGEHRVLKQDLLRRHREAQQSCKAHNLPVLRAAQQRELETLEHRIKEEQRMMDEKIVLELDQKVVDQQSTLEKAGVSGFYITTNPQELTLQMNLLELIRKLQQKESEPVKKFA; encoded by the exons ATGGATGGATTCTTGGGGATTTATGAGGAGCCTGCTGACACATCCAAGCAGCAGGAGAAGCACTACTACTTGCTGTCAGAGTTGCAGAATCTGGTAAAGGATCTACCCAG CTCGTGCCAGCAGCGTCTGTCATACACAATTCTTAGTGACCTGGCACTAGCACTAATCGATGGAGCAGTATTTGAGATTGTTCAGGGTCTGCTTGAGATTCAGCACTTGACAGAGAAGAATCTTTATAACCAACGATTGAAGCTACATGGTGAGCACAGAG tgctCAAGCAAGATTTGCTTCGCAGACATAGGGAGGCCCAGCAGTCCTGCAAAGCTCATAACCTGCCAGTCCTTAGAGCAGCACAGCAGAGGGAGCTTGAG ACTCTGGAGCATCGCATTAAAGAAGAACAACGAATGATGGATGAAAAGATTGTCCTTGAACTGGATCAAAAAGTTGTGGATCAGCAGAGCACACTGGAGAAAGCTGGAGTTTCTGGATTCTATATAACAACAAATCCACAG GAGCTGACATTACAGATGAACTTGCTTGAACTAATCCGGAAACTGCAGCAGAAAGAATCAGAGCCTGTAAAAAAGTTTGCGTGA
- the LOC115100799 gene encoding protein DGCR6-like isoform X2: MDGFLGIYEEPADTSKQQEKHYYLLSELQNLVKDLPSSCQQRLSYTILSDLALALIDGAVFEIVQGLLEIQHLTEKNLYNQRLKLHVLKQDLLRRHREAQQSCKAHNLPVLRAAQQRELETLEHRIKEEQRMMDEKIVLELDQKVVDQQSTLEKAGVSGFYITTNPQELTLQMNLLELIRKLQQKESEPVKKFA; encoded by the exons ATGGATGGATTCTTGGGGATTTATGAGGAGCCTGCTGACACATCCAAGCAGCAGGAGAAGCACTACTACTTGCTGTCAGAGTTGCAGAATCTGGTAAAGGATCTACCCAG CTCGTGCCAGCAGCGTCTGTCATACACAATTCTTAGTGACCTGGCACTAGCACTAATCGATGGAGCAGTATTTGAGATTGTTCAGGGTCTGCTTGAGATTCAGCACTTGACAGAGAAGAATCTTTATAACCAACGATTGAAGCTACATG tgctCAAGCAAGATTTGCTTCGCAGACATAGGGAGGCCCAGCAGTCCTGCAAAGCTCATAACCTGCCAGTCCTTAGAGCAGCACAGCAGAGGGAGCTTGAG ACTCTGGAGCATCGCATTAAAGAAGAACAACGAATGATGGATGAAAAGATTGTCCTTGAACTGGATCAAAAAGTTGTGGATCAGCAGAGCACACTGGAGAAAGCTGGAGTTTCTGGATTCTATATAACAACAAATCCACAG GAGCTGACATTACAGATGAACTTGCTTGAACTAATCCGGAAACTGCAGCAGAAAGAATCAGAGCCTGTAAAAAAGTTTGCGTGA